Proteins encoded by one window of Jatrophihabitans sp.:
- the glgP gene encoding alpha-glucan family phosphorylase: MKALRRLTVRAALPAPLAPLGDIVANLRWSWHPDSLDLLESVDPELWSECRGDPARLLGGVSTDRLAGLAKDRKFLRRLQDVSDDLRDYLEQPRWYQRQQEAQPGSLPNSVAYFSPEFGITEVLPQYSGGLGILAGDHLKAASDLGAPIIGVGLLYRAGYFSQSLSREGWQQERYPSLDPQGLPLTPLRDSDGNPARVSLELPEDRTLHAQIWLASVGRVPLLLLDSDVEENDAAARGVTDRLYGGGPEHRLLQELLLGIGGVRALRCFCAITGHPAPEVFHTNEGHAGFLGIERISELSDGPAKLSFDEALTAVRAGTVFTTHTPVPAGIDRFDRDLVRAHLSEVPGVPVDRILALGAEEDPAKFNMAHMGLRLGQRANGVAQLHGRVSRSMFNDLWPGFDAQEVPITSITNGVHAPTWMAREFLDLAERTAGSDDLASGDGWDAIDQISDVELWELKHELRERLVGEIRRRIRQSSIERGFSGVELSWIATAFDPDVLTIGFARRVPSYKRLTLMLRDPARLKKLLTDPERPVQIVVAGKSHPADDGGKELIAQLVRFTDDPEVRGRIAFLPDYDIGMARYLYWGSDVWLNNPLRPLEACGTSGMKAALNGGLNLSIKDGWWDEWCEDGKNGWEIPSANDSLAGTTDDHRDAVEAAGLYDLIEHQVAQRFYTRDARGIPAQWVAMVRYTLKSLGPKVVATRMVRDYIHRLYAPAGQSAALLTVDDFRAAKDLAAWKSWVAGAWKDVAVRHVESLVEGDPSLGGFLQLRAEVALSGLTAGDVEVQAVYGPVDSDNRLTSFELLSLTLADERDATGFFTGDIPLKKAGPFGYTVRVLPKHPLLANLAETGLVATATQV; encoded by the coding sequence ATGAAGGCATTACGACGGCTGACTGTCCGCGCGGCGCTGCCCGCCCCGCTGGCCCCGCTGGGCGACATCGTGGCCAACCTGCGGTGGTCCTGGCATCCGGACTCCCTGGACCTGCTCGAGTCGGTCGACCCCGAGCTGTGGTCTGAGTGCAGGGGAGACCCCGCCCGGCTGCTGGGCGGCGTCAGCACCGATCGGCTGGCCGGCCTGGCCAAGGACCGCAAGTTCCTCCGGCGCCTGCAGGACGTCTCCGACGACCTGCGTGACTACCTTGAGCAGCCGCGCTGGTACCAGCGCCAGCAGGAGGCCCAGCCCGGCTCGCTGCCGAACTCGGTCGCCTACTTCTCGCCGGAGTTCGGGATCACCGAGGTGCTGCCGCAGTACTCCGGCGGCCTGGGCATCCTGGCCGGCGACCACCTCAAGGCAGCCTCGGACCTCGGCGCGCCGATCATCGGGGTGGGCCTGCTGTACCGGGCCGGCTACTTCTCCCAGTCGCTGTCGCGCGAGGGCTGGCAGCAGGAGCGCTACCCCTCGCTGGACCCGCAGGGCCTGCCGCTGACGCCGCTGCGCGACAGCGACGGCAACCCGGCCCGGGTGTCGCTCGAACTGCCCGAGGACCGGACGCTGCACGCCCAGATCTGGCTGGCCTCGGTCGGCCGGGTGCCGCTGCTGCTGCTGGACTCCGACGTCGAGGAGAACGACGCGGCCGCCCGCGGGGTGACCGACCGGCTCTACGGCGGCGGCCCCGAGCACCGGCTGCTGCAAGAGCTGCTGCTGGGCATCGGCGGCGTCCGGGCGCTGCGGTGCTTCTGCGCGATCACCGGCCACCCGGCGCCTGAGGTGTTCCACACCAACGAGGGGCACGCCGGCTTCCTGGGCATCGAGCGGATCAGCGAGCTCAGCGACGGCCCGGCCAAGTTGAGCTTCGACGAGGCGCTGACCGCCGTGCGGGCCGGCACGGTGTTCACCACCCACACCCCGGTCCCGGCCGGCATCGACCGCTTCGACCGCGACCTGGTGCGCGCCCACCTGAGCGAGGTGCCCGGCGTGCCGGTGGACCGGATCCTGGCGCTGGGCGCTGAGGAGGACCCGGCCAAGTTCAACATGGCCCACATGGGGCTTCGGCTGGGCCAGCGCGCCAACGGCGTCGCCCAGCTGCACGGCCGGGTGAGCCGGTCGATGTTCAACGACCTGTGGCCGGGCTTCGACGCCCAAGAGGTGCCGATCACCTCGATCACCAACGGCGTGCACGCCCCGACCTGGATGGCCCGGGAGTTCCTGGACCTCGCCGAGCGCACCGCCGGCTCCGACGACCTGGCCTCCGGCGACGGCTGGGATGCCATCGACCAGATATCGGACGTCGAGTTGTGGGAGCTCAAGCACGAGCTGCGCGAGCGGCTGGTGGGCGAGATCCGCCGCCGGATCAGGCAGTCCAGCATCGAGCGCGGCTTCTCCGGCGTCGAGCTGTCCTGGATCGCGACCGCCTTCGACCCGGACGTGCTGACCATCGGCTTCGCCCGCCGGGTTCCTAGTTACAAGCGGCTGACCCTGATGCTGCGCGACCCGGCCCGGCTGAAGAAGCTGCTGACCGACCCTGAGCGTCCCGTGCAGATCGTGGTGGCCGGCAAGTCGCACCCGGCCGACGACGGCGGCAAGGAGCTGATCGCCCAGCTCGTCCGGTTCACCGACGACCCCGAGGTGCGCGGCCGGATCGCCTTCCTGCCCGACTACGACATCGGTATGGCCCGCTACCTGTACTGGGGCAGCGACGTCTGGCTGAACAACCCGTTGCGCCCGCTGGAGGCCTGTGGCACGTCCGGCATGAAGGCGGCCCTGAACGGCGGGCTGAACCTGTCGATCAAGGACGGCTGGTGGGACGAGTGGTGTGAGGACGGCAAGAACGGCTGGGAGATCCCGTCGGCCAACGACTCACTCGCCGGCACCACCGATGACCACCGCGACGCGGTCGAGGCGGCCGGGCTGTATGACCTGATCGAGCACCAGGTGGCGCAGCGGTTCTACACCCGCGACGCCCGGGGCATCCCGGCGCAGTGGGTGGCGATGGTGCGCTACACGCTGAAGTCGCTGGGCCCGAAGGTGGTCGCGACCCGGATGGTGCGCGACTACATCCACCGGCTCTACGCCCCGGCGGGGCAGTCCGCGGCGCTGCTGACAGTCGATGACTTCCGCGCCGCCAAGGACCTGGCCGCCTGGAAGAGCTGGGTGGCCGGCGCCTGGAAGGACGTGGCGGTGCGCCACGTGGAGTCCCTGGTCGAGGGTGACCCCAGTCTGGGCGGCTTCTTGCAGCTGCGCGCCGAGGTGGCGCTGTCGGGCCTGACCGCCGGCGACGTCGAGGTGCAGGCGGTCTACGGCCCGGTGGACTCCGACAACCGGCTGACCTCCTTCGAGCTGCTGTCGCTGACGCTGGCCGACGAGCGCGACGCCACCGGGTTCTTCACCGGCGACATCCCGCTGAAGAAGGCCGGCCCGTTCGGCTACACCGTGCGGGTGCTGCCCAAGCATCCGCTGCTGGCCAACC
- a CDS encoding alpha-1,4-glucan--maltose-1-phosphate maltosyltransferase, producing MVGRIGLNSLHPVIAHGELPSRAVVGEPVGIEATVFREGHDAVAASVVWRSPAGVEAGFHRMRPLGGGSDRWRAEVTPDSTGSWQYVVEAWGDPLATWYHAVEVKVDAGQSADELANDLEIGARLFQRVADALTAASSPAGDTAGSPAAGTPAAGGSASGKPAAGDKPETVVGKGAAASKAGSADIITAGADPSDAELARAVAADLRRSEVDVPLRITRAMSAEARALAQNHPVRELITRSPRYSVWVDRPRALYGAWYEFFPRSIGAELANDPGDPARPLRHGTFADATRHLDYVADLLFDVVYLPPIHPIGRVNRKGPNNTLDAKPTDTGSPWAIGSAEGGHDAIHPELGTEADFAAFMARARELNLEVALDLALQCAPDHPWVSEHPEWFTTLPDGTIAYAENPPKKYQDIYPLNFDNDPAGLAAEVLRITMLWVSRGVKIFRVDNPHTKPLNFWQWLIGSVKSKDPDVLFLAEAFTRPAMMHELARVGFTQSYTYFTWRNTAWELGKYGEELVAAADYMRPNFFPNTPDILNEFLVNGGRSAFAIRAVLATMMSPTYGVYSGYELYENTPVRPGSEEYLNSEKYQLRPRDLQGAIERGESLAPFLKRLNEIRRAHPSLHQLRNLRMHHSENDAILVFSKRDAATGDTILVCCSTDPHQVREGWVHLRLAELGVGLDEGFLVADLLSGANYEWGEHNFVRLTPDQPSHIFHVRPRV from the coding sequence GTGGTCGGACGCATAGGACTCAACTCATTACATCCGGTGATAGCGCACGGCGAGCTGCCCTCACGGGCGGTGGTCGGCGAGCCGGTGGGCATCGAGGCGACGGTCTTCCGAGAGGGCCATGACGCGGTGGCCGCATCCGTGGTGTGGCGCTCCCCCGCCGGCGTCGAGGCCGGTTTCCACCGGATGCGCCCGCTCGGCGGCGGCTCGGACCGGTGGCGCGCCGAGGTGACGCCCGACAGCACCGGCTCCTGGCAGTACGTCGTCGAAGCCTGGGGCGACCCGCTGGCCACCTGGTACCACGCCGTCGAGGTCAAGGTCGACGCCGGTCAGAGCGCCGATGAGCTGGCCAACGATCTGGAGATCGGCGCGCGGCTGTTCCAGCGGGTCGCCGACGCGTTGACCGCGGCCTCCTCGCCAGCGGGCGACACGGCCGGCTCGCCTGCGGCTGGCACTCCCGCGGCCGGCGGATCAGCGAGCGGCAAACCGGCCGCCGGCGACAAGCCGGAGACGGTCGTCGGCAAGGGCGCGGCGGCCAGCAAGGCCGGCAGCGCCGACATCATCACCGCCGGCGCCGACCCCTCCGACGCCGAGCTGGCGCGCGCGGTGGCCGCGGACCTGCGCCGCAGCGAGGTGGACGTGCCGCTGCGGATCACCCGGGCGATGAGCGCCGAGGCACGCGCTCTGGCGCAGAACCACCCGGTGCGCGAGCTGATCACCCGCTCACCGCGCTACAGCGTCTGGGTCGACCGGCCACGCGCGCTCTACGGCGCGTGGTACGAGTTCTTCCCGCGCTCGATCGGCGCGGAGCTGGCCAACGACCCCGGCGACCCGGCCCGCCCGCTGCGGCACGGCACCTTCGCCGACGCCACCCGGCACCTGGACTACGTCGCCGACCTGCTCTTCGATGTCGTCTACCTGCCGCCGATCCACCCGATCGGCCGGGTCAACCGCAAGGGCCCGAACAACACCCTGGACGCCAAGCCGACCGACACCGGCTCCCCGTGGGCCATCGGCTCGGCCGAGGGCGGCCATGACGCCATCCATCCCGAGCTGGGCACCGAGGCCGACTTCGCCGCGTTCATGGCCCGCGCCCGTGAGCTGAACCTCGAGGTGGCCCTGGATCTGGCGTTGCAGTGCGCGCCGGATCACCCGTGGGTCAGCGAGCACCCGGAGTGGTTCACCACCCTGCCCGACGGCACCATCGCCTACGCCGAGAACCCGCCGAAGAAGTACCAGGACATCTACCCGCTCAACTTCGACAACGACCCGGCCGGCCTGGCCGCCGAGGTGCTGCGGATTACGATGCTGTGGGTCTCGCGCGGAGTGAAAATCTTCCGGGTCGACAACCCGCACACCAAGCCGCTGAACTTCTGGCAATGGCTGATCGGCTCCGTCAAGTCCAAGGACCCGGACGTGCTCTTCCTCGCCGAGGCCTTCACCAGGCCGGCGATGATGCACGAGCTGGCCCGGGTCGGCTTCACCCAGAGCTACACCTACTTCACCTGGCGCAACACCGCCTGGGAGCTGGGCAAGTACGGCGAGGAACTGGTCGCCGCCGCCGACTACATGCGTCCCAACTTCTTTCCCAACACTCCCGACATCCTCAATGAGTTCCTGGTCAACGGCGGCCGGTCGGCGTTCGCGATCCGCGCCGTGCTGGCCACCATGATGTCGCCGACCTATGGCGTGTACTCCGGCTACGAGCTGTACGAGAACACCCCCGTGCGCCCGGGCAGCGAGGAGTACCTGAACTCGGAGAAGTACCAGCTGCGGCCCCGGGACCTCCAAGGCGCGATCGAGCGCGGCGAGTCGCTGGCGCCGTTCCTCAAGCGGCTCAACGAGATCCGCCGGGCGCACCCGTCGCTGCACCAGTTGCGCAACCTGCGGATGCACCACAGCGAAAACGACGCCATCCTGGTCTTCTCCAAGCGCGACGCCGCCACCGGCGACACGATCCTGGTGTGCTGTTCGACCGACCCGCATCAGGTCCGCGAAGGCTGGGTGCACCTGCGGCTGGCCGAACTGGGTGTCGGCTTGGACGAGGGTTTCCTGGTGGCCGACCTGCTCAGCGGCGCCAACTACGAGTGGGGCGAGCACAACTTCGTGCGGCTCACCCCGGACCAGCCCTCGCACATCTTCCACGTCCGACCGCGCGTTTGA
- a CDS encoding PspC domain-containing protein — protein sequence MGSIHDLFRRQGLTRPSEGRILGGVCAGLGRRIGLEPWPARLLFLLVLLVLPGCQVLLYPILWIVMPKAQSGEVSVPTMNPTPPPA from the coding sequence ATGGGGTCCATCCACGACCTGTTCCGCCGACAGGGTCTCACCCGCCCGAGCGAAGGGCGCATCCTCGGCGGCGTCTGCGCAGGGCTCGGCCGCCGGATCGGCCTGGAGCCATGGCCTGCACGGCTGCTGTTCCTGCTCGTCCTGCTGGTGCTGCCCGGCTGCCAGGTGCTTCTCTACCCGATTCTCTGGATCGTGATGCCCAAGGCCCAGTCAGGCGAGGTCAGCGTTCCCACCATGAACCCGACGCCGCCGCCTGCCTAG